The region GGCCATCAGCGCCCTTCCGCCCGATCACGATCCGCTCGGTCCACGCCGACGGCGACACCGTGATCGTCCTGTGGGACGGCCGCGGGATCGCCAACGACGGCCAGCCCTACCAGAACAGCTACGCGTGGTTCCTGCAGCTGCGCGACGGCAAGGTCATCGACGGCACCGCCTTCTACGACAGCATCTCGTTCAACGACCTGTGGACCCGAGTACAACCTCGGAGTTGACGTGCGGGTGCGGTCGCCGTCGCCCATGTGCACAGGCTACCTGGCCTGGCCCAGCACCCGCCCGGTCAGCGTCGGCAAGGGGTGGGCAGTCCACGTGGGCGGTGGTGGCCGAGCCGACGACGGGAGGCTGCTGCGGGTGATGGCCGAGGTCGGCTCCGCGGTGCGTGGCGACGGCCGAAGCGACCGGCGTGACCTCCGCCTGGGACGGCCGAGCGGCCTCCAGTCTGCGTTAAGGCCGTGAGGGCTGCGGTGAGTTCGCGTTCAGGGCTCACCGCTTGCGGTCTGGTGCCGCCGGGTTCCCTAGCCGGGTGCCTGCGTGGCCGCGAGGTCAGGACGTGAAGTCGGCGTTGGGAGGAGCCTGGAGCGTGGGCGTGGACGGCGAAGGGGTGAGCTGATGAGGAGGGCGTTGGC is a window of Actinomycetota bacterium DNA encoding:
- a CDS encoding nuclear transport factor 2 family protein; its protein translation is MIDTPNTRTEANRQTIRQAFDAWQQGTGAISDVFAPEMVWRIEGHSLASKEYGSRQQFIDEVLTPFGARFRPSAPFRPITIRSVHADGDTVIVLWDGRGIANDGQPYQNSYAWFLQLRDGKVIDGTAFYDSISFNDLWTRVQPRS